One part of the Microtus ochrogaster isolate Prairie Vole_2 chromosome 18, MicOch1.0, whole genome shotgun sequence genome encodes these proteins:
- the Cd74 gene encoding HLA class II histocompatibility antigen gamma chain isoform X1 — translation MDDQRDLISNHEQLPMLGQRPRAPERCSRGALYTGFSVLVALLLAGQATTAYFLYQQQGRLDKLTVTSQNLQLESLRMKLPKSAKPVSQMRMATPLLMRPLPMENMLHGPVQNVTKYGNMTQDHVMHLLLRSGPLMYPQLKGTFPENLKHLKNSMDGLDWKVFESWMKQWLLFEMSKNSLEEKPTEAPPKASGLTKCQEEVSHIPDVHPGAFRPKCDENGNYMPLQCYGSTGYCWCVFPNGTEVPHTKSRGRHNCSEPLDLEDPSSGLGVTKQDVGLAM, via the exons GTGCAGCCGCGGGGCCCTGTACACCGGCTTTTCTGTCCTGGTGGCTCTGCTCTTGGCTGGGCAGGCCACCACGGCTTACTTCCTGTACCAGCAGCAGGGCCGTCTAGACAAGCTGACCGTGACCTCCCAGAACCTGCAACTGGAGAGCCTTCGCATGAAGCTTCCTAAAT CTGCCAAACCTGTCAGCCAGATGCGGATGGCTACCCCCTTGCTGATGCGGCCACTGCCCATGGAAAACATGCTCCACGGG CCTGTGCAGAATGTTACTAAGTACGGCAACATGACCCAGGACCACGTGATGCACCTGCTCCTG AGGTCTGGACCCCTGATGTACCCACAGCTGAAGGGGACCTTTCCGGAAAACCTGAAGCATCTTAAGAACTCCATGGATGGTCTGGACTGGAAG GTCTTTGAGAGCTGGATGAAACAGTGGCTCTTGTTTGAAATGAGCAAGAACTCCCTGGAGGAGAAGCCCACCGAGGCTCCGCCTAAAG CTTCAGGGCTGACCAAGTGCCAGGAAGAGGTCAGCCACATCCCTGATGTCCATCCGGGTGCGTTCCGTCCCAAGTGCGATGAGAACGGCAACTATATGCCGCTCCAGTGCTACGGGAGCACTGGCTACTGCTGGTGTGTGTTCCCCAACGGCACTGAGGTCCCTCACACCAAGAGCCGCGGGCGCCATAACTGCAGTG AGCCACTGGACCTGGAAGACCCATCTTCTGGCCTGGGTGTGACCAAGCAGGATGTGGGCCTAG CCATGTGA